The Terriglobales bacterium DNA window CACGAAGAAGACCTCGGCGATGCGGTAGTGCGCCAGGGAGCTGTTGGGATTCAGTTCCAGCGCCTTCTGGAACTCCTTCAGGGCCGCGCTCAGGTCGCCCTGCTCTACCAGCTGTTGTCCGCGCAGGATGTCCACCCGGATGCGCAGCGTCGGCGAATTCCGCAGCAGGTTGCTGTTGGGATCGATGTAGATGCGCCGCGGCTTGGTGAAGGTGTCAACCACGTAGGGGGAATTGGTGCCCACCACCTCGATGCGCTTGCTCACGGGAGGGCCGTCGGTGTCGATCTTCAGCTCCACCGGCATGCGGAACAGGTCCATGTCCTGTGAGATCTCGCCGGTGATGCGGAAGCCCTTGTTGCTGCCCAGACGGTAGATGGCGTACTTGTTGCGGAACTCGGGTGCGCCCGTGGAGTTCAGCCACTCGGCGAAGAACCAGGTGAGGTGATCGCCGTAGGCGGTTTCCACCGCCTTCTGGAAATCGTCTACGGTCACCGTCTTGCCCGCGAACTGCTGGGCGTAGGCGCGCGTGGCCTTGTCGAAGGCCTGGTCCCCCACCACCCATTGCAGCATGTGCAGCAGCATGGCCCCCTTGTCGGTGACCAGGGACTGGAACTCCGGCGACCAGGGGTCGAGCTTGCCGGCGCTGGCCAGAGGAATGTTGTTGTAGGCCAGAGCTCCCACCGCCATGTCCTTGGAGGCTTCTTCGAAGCCTGCCCGGCCGGCAGCGAAGAGCACGTAGCGGGCCTCGGAGTAGCGCGCGAAGCCGTCGCTCAGCCAGTCATCGTCGCGCGTGGCCGGGGCCACCAGCACGCCCCACCACTGGTGTGCGATGGTGTTGGCCAGCAGCCGGTAGTTGGTCTTCTGGGCCACCGCCCGCGAGGCGATGGCGGCCACCTCCGGCGCCCACGCCGCAGGCACGGTGTCGTCCGGCAGCTCCACCACCGACAGGTTGCGCGCCGGCGCCGGCCCGTACAGAGCGGAGTAGAACTCGAACTCTTTCACGGCGGTGTCGGCGTAGGGCGCCAATTCCGCCTGGTGTTCGGGCTTGAAGTAGACGTGCGCGTCCACCCCGCCGGAATTGACGGTGGTGGTCACGAAGTTCCCGGCGATGATGGTGCCGGGAAAGCTGGGCCGGTCCCAGGTGAAGCTGTAGGTGGTGCGGCCCGGGCCGGGAGACTTGGTGGTGGGCTTGCCGCTGCCGATCACGGTCATGCCGGTGGGCACGGTGAAATTGATGGTGGCGGTGAAGCGGTCGGTCAGGTAGCCGGTCATGGGGAACCAGCGCCCCGCATAGAGCAGGTAGGTGGTGTCGGGGCCGACATAAGCCAGCTTGAGCCCTTCGACCGGGCTGTCGTCGGCGGACTGCAGCACCCCCTCGTAG harbors:
- a CDS encoding M1 family aminopeptidase, with product MKQARRLRGRAGKLLFVLAFGLLLALSAGAAERPRIQVDDYQIDAEILPVGHRLTARAKVKLTALEDINTAVLELHNDLRPTKITGPDGKPLQFERVTEDSTVRVFLPAGLSKGQSTTLTFDYEGVLQSADDSPVEGLKLAYVGPDTTYLLYAGRWFPMTGYLTDRFTATINFTVPTGMTVIGSGKPTTKSPGPGRTTYSFTWDRPSFPGTIIAGNFVTTTVNSGGVDAHVYFKPEHQAELAPYADTAVKEFEFYSALYGPAPARNLSVVELPDDTVPAAWAPEVAAIASRAVAQKTNYRLLANTIAHQWWGVLVAPATRDDDWLSDGFARYSEARYVLFAAGRAGFEEASKDMAVGALAYNNIPLASAGKLDPWSPEFQSLVTDKGAMLLHMLQWVVGDQAFDKATRAYAQQFAGKTVTVDDFQKAVETAYGDHLTWFFAEWLNSTGAPEFRNKYAIYRLGSNKGFRITGEISQDMDLFRMPVELKIDTDGPPVSKRIEVVGTNSPYVVDTFTKPRRIYIDPNSNLLRNSPTLRIRVDILRGQQLVEQGDLSAALKEFQKALELNPNSSLAHYRIAEVFFVQHNYQAAADEYREAYNGDGEPNWTIVWGHIQLGKIFDLTDQRERAVNEYRQALQTNDNTQNALEEARKYLSTPYRGAKPTEGN